From Triticum urartu cultivar G1812 chromosome 2, Tu2.1, whole genome shotgun sequence, a single genomic window includes:
- the LOC125533962 gene encoding replication factor C subunit 3-like, whose translation MILELNASDERGIGVVRQQIQDFASAHSLSFGAKPAVKLVLLDEADAMTKDAQFALRRVIEKYTRSTRFALICNHVNKIIPALQSRCTRFRFAPLDGTNVSERLQHVIKSEGLDVDKGGLTALVRLSNSDMRKALNILQSTHMASSQITEEAVYLCTGNPMPKDIEQIASWLLNEPFSTSFKYISDTKMRKGLALIDIIREVTMFVFKINMPSNVRVKLINDLADIEYRLTFACNDKLQLGALISTFTTARTAMVAAAA comes from the exons ATGATTCTTGAGCTCAATGCATCAGATGAACGTGGGATTGGTGTTGTAAGGCAGCAGATACAGGACTTTGCTAGTGCACACAGCCTCTCTTTTGG AGCAAAGCCTGCTGTTAAGTTGGTCCTTTTGGATGAAGCCGATGCCATGACCAAGGATGCACAATTTGCATTGCGAAGAG TCATTGAGAAGTATACAAGGAGCACAAGGTTTGCACTGATATGCAACCATGTGAACAAAATAATTCCAGCACTACAATCAAGGTGCACTAGGTTTAGATTTGCTCCACTTGATGGCACTAATGTTAGTGAGCGTCTTCAACATGTAATAAAATCTGAGGG ACTTGATGTCGATAAGGGTGGCTTGACAGCCCTTGTGCGGTTAAGTAACAGTGACATGAGGAAGGCTTTGAATATATTGCAG TCAACACACATGGCATCCTCACAAATAACAGAAGAAGCTGTTTACCTTTGCACGGGAAATCCCATGCCTAAAGATATTGAGCAGATAGCGAGTTGGTTACTAAATGAACCATTTTCAACCAGCTTCAAAT ATATATCTGATACAAAGATGAGAAAAGGTCTGGCCTTGATTGATATCATACGGGAGGTCACTAT GTTTGTGTTCAAAATTAATATGCCATCCAATGTACGAGTAAAGTTGATTAATGATTTGGCAGATATCGA GTATCGACTAACCTTCGCCTGCAATGACAAACTGCAGCTTGGAGCATTGATCTCGACTTTCACGACTGCTCGCACTGCTATGGTTGCTGCCGCCGCCTAA
- the LOC125533961 gene encoding uncharacterized protein LOC125533961, which yields MGQAWASLQEKLQGRHWKERQVRKITDKVFDRLTEDTQKPEKDALKFEEVYIAVLCVYNDINKYLPGPHYDPPSKERLKELMREFDIDMNGLLDREEFAEFIRKLTAESLCAISLKLIITLVAAPALALATKRATEGVPGVGKVVHKVPNAIYAAAITMAAVLIQRSAEGVE from the exons ATGGGGCAGGCCTGGGCGTCTCTGCAAGAGAAGCTCCAAG GGCGGCACTGGAAGGAGAGGCAGGTGCGGAAGATCACCGACAAGGTGTTCGACCGGCTCACCGAGGACACCCAGAAGCCCGAGAAGGACGCCCTCAAGTTCGAGGAGGTCTACATCGCCGTCCTCTGCGTCTACAA TGACATCAACAAGTACTTGCCGGGGCCGCACTACGACCCCCCGTCCAAGGAGAGGCTCAAGGAACTCATGAGA GAATTTGACATCGACATGAACGGTCTCCTGGACCGCGAGGAGTTCGCGGAGTTCATCCGGAAGCTGACCGCGGAGTCACTCTGCGCGATCAGCCTCAAGCTGATCATCACGCTGGTCGCCGCCCCTGCGCTGGCGCTGGCGACCAAAAGGGCAACCGAGGGCGTCCCCGGCGTCGGCAAGGTAGTGCACAAGGTGCCCAATGCCATATACGCCGCCGCCATCACCATGGCTGCCGTGCTCATCCAGAGATCCGCCGAGGGCGTTGAGTAG